One genomic region from Ursus arctos isolate Adak ecotype North America unplaced genomic scaffold, UrsArc2.0 scaffold_17, whole genome shotgun sequence encodes:
- the CUNH18orf32 gene encoding UPF0729 protein C18orf32 homolog isoform X2: protein MVCVPCVVIPILLWVYKKFLEPYIYPLISPFVSRMWPRKALRESHDKNKGIDCKGADINGLPTKGPTEISDKKKD from the exons ATGGTGTGCGTTCCTTGCGTCGTCATCCCGATTCTGCTCTGGGTCTACAAAAAGTTCCTGGAGCCGTACATAtaccctctgatttccccctttGTTAGTCGGATGTGGCCTAGGAAAGCTCTTCGAGAATCTCACGATAAAAACAAAGGCATAGACTGCAAG ggcGCAGACATAAATGGATTACCAACAAAAGGACCAACGGAAATCTCTGATAAAAAGAAAGACTAA